The Acidianus manzaensis genome has a window encoding:
- a CDS encoding DedA family protein, whose protein sequence is MYEFQGVIGYFSILGLMILEGIGFPIPSEIIMPLTGYYSHQGSLNLFLAVLVGSLGSLTGSIIDYFIGLKLGLPFLKKYGKIFRLTEDKLERLNGWFAKHGSLSVFSLRFVPEIRALISFPAGIASMSLLKFIVFTFAGHIIWDSVLSVLGYIFYNQINYVIMLAEKSDYYILGAFIVVLVIGIIYWKFKK, encoded by the coding sequence ATGTATGAGTTTCAAGGAGTTATAGGTTATTTTTCAATTTTAGGTTTAATGATTTTAGAAGGAATTGGTTTTCCAATTCCCAGCGAAATAATAATGCCATTAACTGGATATTATTCTCATCAAGGCTCATTAAACCTTTTTCTTGCTGTTCTAGTAGGTTCTTTAGGTAGTTTAACTGGATCAATTATAGATTATTTTATTGGATTAAAACTTGGACTTCCATTTTTAAAGAAATATGGAAAAATATTTAGATTAACTGAAGATAAATTAGAAAGGTTAAATGGTTGGTTTGCTAAACATGGAAGCTTATCAGTTTTTTCCTTGCGTTTTGTTCCAGAAATTAGGGCATTAATTTCTTTTCCAGCAGGAATAGCTAGTATGAGCCTCTTAAAGTTCATAGTATTTACATTTGCTGGTCACATAATTTGGGATTCTGTTCTTTCAGTTTTAGGATATATTTTCTATAATCAAATAAATTACGTTATAATGTTAGCTGAAAAATCGGATTATTATATTCTTGGTGCTTTTATAGTAGTCTTAGTAATAGGAATAATTTACTGGAAATTTAAAAAATAA
- a CDS encoding zinc ribbon domain-containing protein: MVKYCPRCGTQNPDDAVFCYNCGYKFPPMQPIQPGEASPYSQPPTQPNQPPPYYPSKPSKIPLKKIITGVVGAVIAVIVILAVVLVVLPHPALAYSASQAKSTFGGTWQILNNESGTITYSNGIFTISYNNGTTMKHNVSKYISGPLPNEKYFEEFEELAGKINGTKVYLYITKCIYSNSSIPKSIYASDYQGSSIHGDINGYNYTYIQYTFFGYPFESEIIAYSGNTLIIIKTSNFGPDESQMVSVLSAIT, encoded by the coding sequence ATGGTAAAATATTGTCCTAGGTGTGGAACGCAAAATCCAGATGATGCAGTTTTCTGCTATAATTGTGGATATAAATTCCCTCCAATGCAACCAATTCAACCAGGAGAAGCATCACCGTACTCTCAACCTCCTACACAGCCTAATCAGCCTCCACCATATTATCCATCAAAACCATCAAAAATACCTTTAAAGAAAATTATAACTGGAGTAGTAGGCGCAGTGATTGCGGTAATCGTAATTCTAGCTGTAGTACTAGTAGTCTTACCTCACCCAGCATTAGCTTATTCAGCTTCCCAGGCAAAATCCACATTTGGAGGCACTTGGCAAATACTAAACAATGAATCAGGAACAATAACATATAGTAACGGCATATTTACAATCTCATACAATAATGGTACAACAATGAAGCATAATGTTTCTAAGTATATTTCCGGGCCTTTACCAAATGAGAAGTATTTTGAGGAATTTGAGGAATTAGCTGGAAAAATTAATGGAACAAAAGTATACCTATATATTACTAAATGTATTTACTCAAATTCATCAATACCTAAGTCCATCTATGCGTCTGACTATCAGGGTAGTTCGATCCATGGCGATATAAACGGTTATAATTATACTTATATACAATATACCTTTTTCGGATATCCTTTTGAGAGTGAAATAATAGCATACAGCGGAAATACGTTAATAATTATCAAAACTTCAAACTTTGGTCCTGATGAATCGCAAATGGTTTCTGTACTTTCAGCTATAACATAA